Proteins from a single region of Candidatus Amarolinea dominans:
- a CDS encoding response regulator transcription factor: MLKLIAKGLSNADIADALYLSKGTVQNYVSSIFMKLEVTDRTQAAVLALKHGLGQAWG, from the coding sequence GTGTTGAAATTGATCGCCAAGGGCTTATCCAATGCAGACATTGCCGACGCTCTGTATCTCTCCAAAGGGACGGTTCAGAACTACGTATCCAGTATCTTCATGAAACTGGAAGTCACTGACCGCACTCAGGCCGCGGTGCTGGCCCTGAAGCACGGACTGGGCCAGGCTTGGGGATAA